Below is a window of Tolypothrix bouteillei VB521301 DNA.
GTCACATTATTGTTAATTTTTTTTTAATTGAATGCATACAGACCTTTGCATCTAAAGAAGTTACACTTCAGACAACCCTACTTGATGCCTTGAGTGTGCGGTAGATCGGGATTTCACCAAGTTAACCTGCTATATTAAGTTGCTGAAGCGTTGTTTAAGATCGCGGATAGCAGCACTTGTGTTGCGATCGTAAGCAATTTGAACGCATCGGGCGATAGCACTTAACAAATCAAAGTCTGGAAAATAGCGGCTCTGGGTTTGGAGGTGGTAATGTGCTTCTTGTAACTGGTAAATCAACGGCTGTTGATTTTTAAACAGCCAAACTTCAGGAACGCGATAAGGAAGATAATCGCATACATCTGAATAACTGGTAACATCAATTTCGATGACTAAATCGGGAGGCGGATCTTGTTGCCAATCGATGCGTTTTTTCCCAGAGATCGCTTGCCAGTTGTTGATGTAGAAACAATAATCTGGCTCAATCCCACTCTCTTCCGGCAAAGTCATAGTCACAGGTGTAAACGCATCATATTCCCGCCCATCGCGATCCAGTAGTGCTTTCACAATGTCCGCGATTAAATTAGCATCGCGTCCGTGTACTGGTAAGGGCGACATCAGCAAGACTTCTCCATTGCGATACTTGAGGCGTGGGAGCGAACTATCTCCCCTCCGGTCACACAAACTCTGATACTCTTGCCAGGTAGCAGGTAAGCGCACTACCGACCCCGGTGGTAATTGGATTTTTTCCGGTGAGATGAGGGCAAACATTGTTTGGGATCTCTTTTACGGTGGCATACTGCTAATGATAACGGACAAATTCAGGCGGCTCAATTGAATGAGAAGCGATCGCATCCTGTTAAGAACAAGGCAGTTTTTTCATCATTGAACTGGTCACAGTCATCGTTCACTGTTAAGTTCGCAAACGATAACCAATCCCCCTAACGGTCTCAATCCGATCGCTTCCCAATTTCTTCCGCAAGTGACCTATATAAACATCAACAATATTTGACCCCGGATCGTAGTCATAACCCCAAATGCGGTTAAGTAATTGTTCTCGACTCATAACCTGCATCGGATGACGTAGAAAAACTTCTGCCAATATAAATTCACGAGTGGAAAGTTCTACCAACCTATCTTCCACCCAAACCTCTCGTGCAATCAAATCTAAAGCAATATTGCCAACTCTCAGAATAGTTTCTTCCTTTGCTCTGGGGACATGACGGTTGCGTAATTGAACTCGGATGCGTGCTAGCAGTTCTTCAAACCGAAATGGTTTGGTGATGTAATCATCAGCACCTCCCTCCAATCCTGCAACTGTATCATCCACACCATCACGGGCAGTCAGTACAATGATGGGGAAGGTTTCTCCTCTTCCCCGCAACTCTTGCAGTACATCCAAGCCATCTTTATCTGGCAAACCTAAATCGAGAATCAACAAATCAAAATTATTACTATCCGCCATGTTCAACGCATCTCTAGCCTTGGTGGCGACTGTGGTTGTGAACCCGTGTGCTTGTAACCCTGTTTCCAGGAAGGCTGTGATGCGAAGATTGTCTTCGGCGATAAGAATCCGATTCATGAATTCGGTCCTCTTCGTCAGACGTAAGGGGAATGACAATCGTGAAAGTAGACCCATGACCCAGACGACTGACAAGTTCGACCCATCCACCATGAGCTTGAGCGATCGCTTGCACAATGGCCAATCCCAACCCATGACCTTCTGACTGGTCTTCTTTCGTCGCCCTTACAAAACGCTCAAATATGCGTTTTTGGTCTTCTGGGGCAATTCCAACTCCAGTATCCCTTACCCAAATATAAACATAATCCCCTTTCACAGAGGAACCAAGTGTAATGGTATCATTATTGCTCGTATAGCGAACGGCATTCTGAATTAAATTCATCGCAGCTTGAGTTAACCTCTGACGGTCAACCATCACTGGGCTCAACCCTTTAGATTCCAACCTCCAATCTCGATTGGCTAGCGATCGCGCTTTGAGATATATTTCCTCTGTGAGCCAATCTAATTCTTCTGGCTTTATCTTAAGAAAATCCGGGCGTTCTGTTTTTGCTAACAGTAGCAAGTCATTAACCAGGCGGCTCATGCGGTCTAACTCATCCATCACCAAGGCAATAGTTACCTCTTGTTTTTCCGGGCAAAACTGTAACATTTCCAGATGACCCTGAATCACTGTAATGGGAGTCCGCAGTTCATGACTGACATCGTTGAGAAACTGTTGCTGGCTATCAAAGGCAAACTGAAGCCGATCGAGCATTTCATTAAACGTTTTTGTCAACTCCGCTATTTCATCTGCTCCCTTGACTGGAATCCGCTGTGTCATATCTGACTCAGTGATAGATTGAGCAGTTTTCGTTAGCAAACGTAGGGGATACAATACTCTCCCAGCCGTCACCCATGCTAGTAAGAAAAAGACGAGCAGGACGATCAGCGTAACTTGCATGACGAGGAAAATCGCATTTGTTCCCGCTTGAAAAGCTGCTGAAGCATCGTGAATTGCAATAAGCATGGCTCTTTCCCCACCTATACTAACTGGGTATGCCACATAGCGAATCCTTTGTGTAGAAGTTTGTATGTAACCGTTCTTTGGTTCCTTAAGGTGAGTCCA
It encodes the following:
- a CDS encoding Uma2 family endonuclease, yielding MFALISPEKIQLPPGSVVRLPATWQEYQSLCDRRGDSSLPRLKYRNGEVLLMSPLPVHGRDANLIADIVKALLDRDGREYDAFTPVTMTLPEESGIEPDYCFYINNWQAISGKKRIDWQQDPPPDLVIEIDVTSYSDVCDYLPYRVPEVWLFKNQQPLIYQLQEAHYHLQTQSRYFPDFDLLSAIARCVQIAYDRNTSAAIRDLKQRFSNLI
- a CDS encoding sensor histidine kinase; its protein translation is MANKYQASSKSTGMVAKYPPPQGWRRVFYSVRARLLVWYFLLTACTAIFSIQTTRQIYCEDLKARADASLIKEVARFKLLERQYSAKQPGNAVETAVLFDKFLATYAPTQNEYIITLINNEIYRYSPILPSELLEQYPALIRRWTHLKEPKNGYIQTSTQRIRYVAYPVSIGGERAMLIAIHDASAAFQAGTNAIFLVMQVTLIVLLVFFLLAWVTAGRVLYPLRLLTKTAQSITESDMTQRIPVKGADEIAELTKTFNEMLDRLQFAFDSQQQFLNDVSHELRTPITVIQGHLEMLQFCPEKQEVTIALVMDELDRMSRLVNDLLLLAKTERPDFLKIKPEELDWLTEEIYLKARSLANRDWRLESKGLSPVMVDRQRLTQAAMNLIQNAVRYTSNNDTITLGSSVKGDYVYIWVRDTGVGIAPEDQKRIFERFVRATKEDQSEGHGLGLAIVQAIAQAHGGWVELVSRLGHGSTFTIVIPLTSDEEDRIHESDSYRRRQSSHHSLPGNRVTSTRVHNHSRHQG
- a CDS encoding response regulator transcription factor, with translation MNRILIAEDNLRITAFLETGLQAHGFTTTVATKARDALNMADSNNFDLLILDLGLPDKDGLDVLQELRGRGETFPIIVLTARDGVDDTVAGLEGGADDYITKPFRFEELLARIRVQLRNRHVPRAKEETILRVGNIALDLIAREVWVEDRLVELSTREFILAEVFLRHPMQVMSREQLLNRIWGYDYDPGSNIVDVYIGHLRKKLGSDRIETVRGIGYRLRT